A window from Endomicrobiales bacterium encodes these proteins:
- the lepB gene encoding signal peptidase I, whose protein sequence is MEFKLLLAGILLYVIARVLRHIKNVNKVLACNKFFMWSHEWIETGWSAVIIAAIIMYFLLQAFKIPSGSMRMTLLEGDHLFVNKFIYGFHIPLADGKRIFPICKVQRGDIIVFRAPIKALVGEERVKKIEKDFIKRCVAIGGDKVEVVNKKLFINDKPVEESYLNFEDMNFYQSPKVFQTQKDYQAAWENGDFADMALDVVRDNFGPVVVPAGCYFAMGDNRDRSFDSRFWGPLPENRIKGKPLFLYWPANRWRLIK, encoded by the coding sequence ATGGAATTTAAGTTATTACTTGCCGGTATTTTGTTGTATGTTATTGCACGTGTTTTAAGACATATAAAGAATGTTAATAAAGTTTTAGCTTGCAATAAGTTTTTTATGTGGTCACATGAGTGGATAGAAACCGGCTGGTCGGCCGTAATAATTGCCGCAATAATAATGTACTTTTTGCTTCAGGCATTTAAAATACCTTCAGGCAGTATGCGTATGACCTTGCTTGAGGGAGATCATCTATTCGTTAACAAATTTATTTATGGTTTTCATATTCCTCTTGCCGATGGCAAGAGGATATTTCCTATTTGCAAAGTGCAAAGAGGCGACATAATTGTTTTTAGGGCGCCAATTAAAGCACTTGTCGGTGAAGAAAGGGTAAAAAAAATTGAAAAGGACTTTATTAAAAGGTGTGTTGCTATCGGTGGCGATAAGGTTGAAGTAGTTAATAAAAAACTATTCATAAATGATAAACCGGTAGAGGAAAGTTATCTAAATTTTGAAGATATGAACTTTTATCAGTCCCCAAAAGTTTTCCAAACCCAAAAAGATTATCAGGCAGCATGGGAAAATGGTGATTTTGCCGATATGGCGCTTGATGTTGTAAGAGATAATTTTGGTCCAGTTGTTGTTCCTGCGGGTTGTTACTTTGCAATGGGTGATAACAGAGATAGATCATTTGATTCGCGTTTTTGGGGGCCATTACCTGAAAATAGAATTAAAGGCAAACCACTTTTTCTATACTGGCCAGCAAATAGATGGCGGTTGATTAAATAA
- the lepA gene encoding translation elongation factor 4, with product MEIRNFCIIAHIDHGKSTLADRLLEFTGTVSKREMRAQIMDGMELERERGITIKAKAVRMNYTAPDGKEYMLNLIDTPGHVDFTYEVSRALAACEGAILVVDASQGVEAQTLANTILARNANLTIIPVINKIDLPTADILNSMVLIEEALNIKDEPLLASAKEGKGIAEIIAAVIAKVPAPIGSADEPLSALIFDSFYDPYRGVIILIRVLEGKITNKSNILFASSGASYDVLEVGYMQIKLVASNTISAGEVGYVVAGIKDIHDVKIGDTITEKSRPTSRPHLGYKEIKPFVFAGLYPVNTSDYDNLKTALEKLHLSDSSLFYWPETSSALGFGFRCGFLGSLHMEIVKERLEREFNLDLIITSPNVVYKITTKGKIIEVANPANFPDQANIEEINEPYVISTVICPVDYIGQVLDLCQKKRGKQLNMRYIDTKTVIVKYEMPLSEVIIGFFDSLKSVSRGYASFDYEHIGFKPGDLVKLEFMINEEVIDAFSVIAHKDSSYHMAKIIAEKLKEIIPRHMFEIPIQARIGNRIICRETLKALRKDVIAKCYGGDISRKRKLLEKQKEGKKKMRQFGRVEIPSEAFVAVLKLND from the coding sequence ATGGAAATAAGAAATTTTTGCATAATAGCACACATTGACCATGGCAAAAGTACGCTTGCAGACCGCTTGCTTGAGTTTACGGGTACTGTATCTAAAAGAGAAATGCGCGCTCAAATTATGGATGGTATGGAGCTTGAACGAGAACGCGGAATAACAATAAAAGCAAAAGCTGTAAGAATGAACTATACCGCTCCAGACGGTAAAGAGTATATGTTAAATTTAATTGACACCCCAGGTCATGTGGATTTTACTTATGAGGTCTCCAGAGCACTTGCTGCGTGTGAAGGTGCAATTTTGGTTGTAGACGCATCTCAAGGTGTAGAAGCACAGACACTCGCCAATACAATTCTTGCCCGTAATGCAAACCTAACAATTATCCCTGTTATAAACAAAATTGACTTGCCAACAGCGGATATTCTTAACTCAATGGTGCTTATAGAAGAGGCATTAAATATAAAAGATGAACCACTTCTCGCAAGCGCAAAAGAAGGCAAAGGTATTGCGGAAATAATAGCCGCAGTTATTGCTAAAGTGCCTGCCCCTATCGGAAGTGCCGATGAACCGCTTAGCGCTCTAATATTTGATTCATTTTACGACCCATATAGAGGCGTAATTATTTTAATAAGGGTTCTTGAAGGTAAAATCACAAATAAAAGCAATATTTTATTTGCATCATCAGGGGCATCTTACGATGTGCTTGAGGTTGGGTATATGCAAATAAAACTTGTGGCTTCAAATACTATTAGTGCCGGAGAAGTTGGTTATGTGGTTGCCGGCATAAAAGATATACATGATGTAAAAATTGGCGATACAATAACAGAAAAATCGCGGCCAACAAGCCGGCCGCATCTTGGCTATAAAGAAATTAAACCGTTTGTTTTTGCCGGTCTTTACCCTGTAAATACCTCGGACTATGATAACCTAAAAACGGCGCTTGAAAAACTGCACCTTTCAGATTCGTCGCTTTTTTACTGGCCGGAAACATCGTCGGCTTTGGGCTTTGGTTTTCGTTGTGGTTTTTTGGGTTCTTTACATATGGAAATTGTAAAAGAACGCCTTGAACGCGAGTTTAACCTTGACCTAATTATTACATCTCCAAATGTGGTTTATAAAATTACAACAAAAGGCAAAATTATTGAAGTTGCAAACCCCGCAAATTTCCCAGATCAAGCAAATATTGAAGAGATAAATGAGCCGTATGTTATTTCGACAGTAATATGCCCGGTTGATTATATTGGTCAGGTGCTTGACCTATGCCAAAAAAAACGCGGTAAACAACTGAATATGCGTTATATTGACACAAAAACAGTTATTGTAAAGTATGAAATGCCCCTCTCAGAGGTAATCATTGGTTTTTTCGATTCGTTAAAATCCGTTTCTCGGGGCTATGCTTCGTTTGATTACGAACATATCGGTTTTAAGCCTGGGGACTTAGTAAAACTTGAGTTTATGATAAATGAAGAAGTAATAGATGCTTTCTCTGTTATTGCGCACAAAGACAGTTCTTATCATATGGCAAAAATTATAGCCGAGAAATTAAAAGAAATAATTCCAAGGCATATGTTTGAAATACCAATTCAAGCACGCATAGGTAACCGTATAATTTGTCGTGAAACGCTAAAAGCTCTTAGAAAAGATGTTATTGCAAAGTGTTATGGTGGTGATATTTCAAGAAAGCGCAAACTACTTGAAAAACAAAAAGAAGGCAAAAAAAAGATGCGTCAATTTGGCAGGGTTGAAATACCCTCTGAAGCATTTGTTGCAGTATTAAAATTAAATGATTAG